In the Necator americanus strain Aroian chromosome X, whole genome shotgun sequence genome, ttctctcaaatgATGTGCGACATTTTACCAGTACTTTTTACTTCTGCGTgcatttttaaagtaaaatacGCTCATAAGTTATTCCCTAATGCAATACTTGCTAATTTAAAATGGCCACTGAGGAAAACTCTATGTAAACTTGTACAATGCGATAACTTGCGCATCCTCGTAACAACGTTTATTAAACATACATGAAACGGTTTACAAAGCACTactgtttgcagtgatctAGGAAGCAGATCATATTTGGGAAAAATGGCATCTTTCGAATTTCAGCTTTAAGCTTTGGGAAATAAAATCAGTAGATAAAATTCCTGTGCGTAGCAGCttcctttcttatggatactGATGAGACCACAGATTCCCGAGAATCAGAAGATGATACTGATTCTAATGATCCTATCGTATGTATTGGATCAAGTGGGTCTTCTTCAGCTACCGGGACTCGAGAGTGTTTTCTAAAACATGTGAGGAACTGTTTGCGCATCTCTTTCGCTCTCTCTTGATCGTTATTCTCTTTAATTCCATGTGCTTGCGTAACGAAAGTAGGTCCTGTCCTTATTGATTCACGAAACTCAGGCAACGCTTTGGTTTTCACCACAACATATTCGTAATGGTTTTGATTCCCCTCTACCAGGTGACGCTGTTCGAGGAACTTGTCACCACTGATATTATCAAAATGGGCTAAGCACTGTGGATCATGAGTGTTAGATATCTTTATTGGTCCGACTATTTGATTATCGTGTAATCCATACATAACAACTCGGTCGGAAGTTGCTAAACATTGGTCTAATGAGGTTGTACCGTGTCGTGGAGTACTATAGTCTTCAAGAAAAGCACAGGGAGAGTATCTCAAGCGTGAGTTGAGAGGATCTTTATTACTTTGCGAAAAATCTTCCGTTTTATAAAGAACGTTTTGCACTGAATGGTTGCTCaagttctttattttttgctctctAGTACACAGTTGTTCGTCCTCTTCCTGGCGCTCATTACATCTTTGCTTTCCTTCATCAAATGTGAACTCCTCTTTCAAACCACAACACAAAACTTCCCTTGATCCTCGTCcgtcttcttcgttttttgtcGTGTCATTCTCGTTGACGTCAAAGTCACTGGATTCAATTTCATGCAGCTGAACTCGATCACTGAATGTGACGCTTTTATGAGACGTGAGTTCTGTATTTGGAGATTTGGAAGGCCAGAAATTCCTCATGCCCTCGTCTTCAGCATTTGTGAATacattttcttgaagagaaaatgtaGAGCTGTGTGCTGCAGCAATCGCATCTAAGTTGATAGATTTAAGAAACAGATCAGCTTGTGATACGGATGTAGTTGTAGGCAGTACGTCAAATGATAAATCTTTGATAAAAGGCACTCTATCGGGCGTTGTAAACCCCgcatattttgaaatatttcggAGGTGTTCTTCCGGAAGATTACATATGTTTACGAACTTTAACGAGGGGGTGGGCTCCATTTCATTATCATTTCTGCTACCTCCTGCCTCGTTTTGACGGTTCTGAGCTTTATGTTGTATTAGATCGTTCTTTGGCTTCGAGGTATTCATGGTGTCATTCTGGTGTTGTCTCAAGTTTTCGTCGTCAGACGTTGGGAACATAACTCTTGTATGAGGTATTTGGATCTCGCGCGTATTGTCCGCGCTCTGGGTCAGTCCCGAAATGATGAATTGATCGAATTTCATGTAAGTcctaatgttttcttcttccatttcaTCTGAGAACACTCTTGCCTTCAATACTGTCTTACCAGATTCGCTCTTTAAGAATGGAGAGTTTGACAGCTCGTCCTCATTAGTTTTTTGTCTACTCGTTAGGTCGCTAGTTGCTCTCTTGCCTGACCTTTTCAATTCAATCATAGTTTCAGCAATACTCTCTCTACTATCTGCGGAAATCCTTCTACATAATTGGTCCTTATCAGCCACTATTTCAGGTTTTAAACGATTTGCAATGGCTTGTTTTAGCAGTGAGTTCGTAGCAACAGTCCATCCTTGAGTTTTAGCAGCTTTGCTACCACGTCGTCTTGCATTCTTTAAAGATGCTGAAAACACACATCTGGCACTAAATTTTAACAGCTTTTTGTTTCTAATATCAACCTTACAAAAATCCACATATTACCTGGATCAAGCTGCATTGGCGTTACGCATGTTTGCAGATGAGCGGCAATAGAGGCTCTTTGTTTATCTCTCACACTGAAAGACTCAATGAAAGCTGCAAGACAAGAACAGGTCATTAAGCACACTAAGTGAGTACAATAAGAATGTGCGTTCCCAATCTATAAAACCGTCTTTGGAACGGAAGTATTCGGTTTTAAAGGACTGTTGAAAGCATCTTTCTAATTTCATCACTCTGTTCACTCAACAGACTTTTTTACTGCCGGGATTGACAAGATACCGTGAAGATGacaattttgtaaaaatagtTTATGCACCTAATTATGATTGGTTATTTATCCTCCTTCTTTCTTGAGGTATAACGAACCAATCTTTCATTTCAAACTCAACCAGCTCTCGCTGACATTCCGTAGTTAATGAAGTGACAACTGATAGTGTTGGAGTAATAAATGATGGATGGAAGCAGAAGACATGATGTTGATCAGTGTGCTCCAGAACGTATCAACgcgttcaattcagaatcgttttaaGGTTATGAAGAGCTATGCCGCCTCTACAATGTTTTTCCCAAGCCTAGTAATGAACTAGATAAAAGTCTCTGATCTCCTAGATTAGTCTGATAGTAATATGTCGCTTTGAACGCCGTCGTTCGCGCAGGGGCAGTGATGATGCAACGATGATCTCTTAAACCCGCGCACTGAGGTTATACTGTAAATGTGACATTGACCAATTCCAGAAAGAAGGGACAGTATTTGGTGAATGCCTTGCCCGCTCATATTTATAATTATCCTTCTTTCATAGTATAACACCAAAACACACTGTTTAATCATCAATGAAGTTCTAGCATGCATATCCAGTGACATATGCTCATACCTGGTGGGGAATAGCGGTTTACCACTAGTTGTTGTAGAACTCAAGCCTGAGACTGCAGCAGGAAAAGTGTGAGACGCTTGCAGAGGGTGCTAAAATGTATAGAGCAAGCACTCAGTAGCGAGAACTAACAACTTACTTAACTTATTTTGACGCATAAAATACCATGAAGTCCACATTCCCACCTGCGATCAGTTGGTTGGTTAGTTTCTGTtgcattttcatcttttgattattttctctAGACGTGAATGAATTTGACCAtatgaacaagaaaaagtagTAATTCAGCGAATATTCGATCATTGCTGTACCAAGCTGTTTATCAAGGTacctttgaatatttttcagcATTCTTGAATATGACTATTTCTTTACAACAGATGACAAATACAATGTTAGGAGGCGAAAGGAAGGCAGTTGATGGAACCCTAGAAGGCATGCAGTTCCACTTACAAGTGTGTTTTCGGAACAGTGAAGGCTACCTACTCTGACGAAACTTGGGACTTTCTCAGCAAATCGCCAGATGAACTGCTATCGGTTTACAAAACGTGAATCCATTCAATATATGTAATTTTCTGGGACATTTTCACAATCAGTTTCTGCGCTCGCACTTGTTCAgttgttcagtttttttttgtgcatgtGCCATTGAGGGACTGTCTATCTCGAAACAAAAGAACTTTCTGCATCTACGCTGGTTATCTATAACCACTCATCTCAACAATTTAGCTTAGTACACTGAGCAGGAATTCGAATAATGTTGTTAGGTaggtacacacacacacacacacatacatcgCATACATCGCGTACatcg is a window encoding:
- a CDS encoding hypothetical protein (NECATOR_CHRX.G23088.T3), translated to MFTMEEQPSFPKKIRPCCLYKYPEWVQGMAGEGKAPHPLQASHTFPAAVSGLSSTTTSGKPLFPTSVRDKQRASIAAHLQTCVTPMQLDPASLKNARRRGSKAAKTQGWTVATNSLLKQAIANRLKPEIVADKDQLCRRISADSRESIAETMIELKRSGKRATSDLTSRQKTNEDELSNSPFLKSESGKTVLKARVFSDEMEEENIRTYMKFDQFIISGLTQSADNTREIQIPHTRVMFPTSDDENLRQHQNDTMNTSKPKNDLIQHKAQNRQNEAGGSRNDNEMEPTPSLKFVNICNLPEEHLRNISKYAGFTTPDRVPFIKDLSFDVLPTTTSVSQADLFLKSINLDAIAAAHSSTFSLQENVFTNAEDEGMRNFWPSKSPNTELTSHKSVTFSDRVQLHEIESSDFDVNENDTTKNEEDGRGSREVLCCGLKEEFTFDEGKQRCNERQEEDEQLCTREQKIKNLSNHSVQNVLYKTEDFSQSNKDPLNSRLRYSPCAFLEDYSTPRHGTTSLDQCLATSDRVVMYGLHDNQIVGPIKISNTHDPQCLAHFDNISGDKFLEQRHLVEGNQNHYEYVVVKTKALPEFRESIRTGPTFVTQAHGIKENNDQERAKEMRKQFLTCFRKHSRVPVAEEDPLDPIHTIGSLESVSSSDSRESVVSSVSIRKEAATHRNFIY
- a CDS encoding hypothetical protein (NECATOR_CHRX.G23088.T1), with protein sequence MPSRVPSTAFLSPPNIVFVICCKEIVIFKNAEKYSKHPLQASHTFPAAVSGLSSTTTSGKPLFPTSVRDKQRASIAAHLQTCVTPMQLDPASLKNARRRGSKAAKTQGWTVATNSLLKQAIANRLKPEIVADKDQLCRRISADSRESIAETMIELKRSGKRATSDLTSRQKTNEDELSNSPFLKSESGKTVLKARVFSDEMEEENIRTYMKFDQFIISGLTQSADNTREIQIPHTRVMFPTSDDENLRQHQNDTMNTSKPKNDLIQHKAQNRQNEAGGSRNDNEMEPTPSLKFVNICNLPEEHLRNISKYAGFTTPDRVPFIKDLSFDVLPTTTSVSQADLFLKSINLDAIAAAHSSTFSLQENVFTNAEDEGMRNFWPSKSPNTELTSHKSVTFSDRVQLHEIESSDFDVNENDTTKNEEDGRGSREVLCCGLKEEFTFDEGKQRCNERQEEDEQLCTREQKIKNLSNHSVQNVLYKTEDFSQSNKDPLNSRLRYSPCAFLEDYSTPRHGTTSLDQCLATSDRVVMYGLHDNQIVGPIKISNTHDPQCLAHFDNISGDKFLEQRHLVEGNQNHYEYVVVKTKALPEFRESIRTGPTFVTQAHGIKENNDQERAKEMRKQFLTCFRKHSRVPVAEEDPLDPIHTIGSLESVSSSDSRESVVSSVSIRKEAATHRNFIY